The Flavobacterium marginilacus genome window below encodes:
- a CDS encoding TolC family protein, with product MYFNKITLFIFLIFASSGFSQTLSLKEALKTGLENYGSVKAKSNYSKASQETLKQSKRDYLPNLNLSAQQDYGTINGQNGALYGFNGLGTASSGPALPEQNWNSAFGALYLVNMNWDFFTFGKAQEKINLAKADVQVKEKDLNQEKFQQQIRISSAYLNLLASQRLLISQQKNLSRAEVFKKTAVARVKNGLLAGVDSTLATAEVSKAKMALNLARNFVKEQNNKLVDLMGVAPQDFITDTLFVNQIPKQLAFAENAPDSLHPLLQFYKTKTDYSSQQTKLYKRFYYPTVSAFGVLQTRASGFNTGYAIDQTAFTKNYWDGVNPDRSNYLVGIGISWNLTTPFRMSRQVQAQKYVTEALKEEYNQADRELKSQLNFANDKIKITLENYAEAPVQVSAAQRAYVQKSALYKNGLTDLTDLTQTMFTLNRAEIDRDIVNNNVWQSFLLKVAATGNFDLFMNEF from the coding sequence ATGTATTTCAACAAAATTACCTTATTCATTTTCCTGATTTTTGCCAGCTCCGGCTTTTCACAAACCCTGTCTTTGAAAGAAGCACTAAAAACAGGTCTTGAAAACTACGGCTCTGTAAAAGCAAAAAGCAATTACAGCAAGGCTTCGCAGGAAACGCTTAAACAATCCAAACGCGATTATCTGCCTAATCTGAACCTTTCGGCTCAGCAGGATTACGGAACAATCAATGGGCAGAATGGTGCTTTATACGGTTTTAACGGTTTAGGAACTGCTTCTTCCGGACCGGCACTTCCGGAGCAGAACTGGAATTCGGCTTTTGGAGCATTATATCTCGTGAATATGAACTGGGATTTTTTCACATTTGGAAAAGCGCAGGAAAAAATCAATCTGGCCAAAGCTGATGTTCAGGTTAAAGAAAAAGATCTGAATCAGGAAAAATTTCAGCAGCAAATCAGAATTTCATCGGCTTACCTCAATTTATTAGCAAGTCAGCGATTATTGATTTCACAGCAGAAGAATTTGAGCCGTGCCGAAGTTTTCAAAAAAACCGCTGTAGCCCGCGTAAAAAATGGATTATTGGCCGGAGTCGATTCTACATTGGCAACAGCCGAAGTATCAAAAGCTAAAATGGCTTTGAATCTGGCTCGGAATTTCGTCAAAGAACAAAACAATAAACTGGTCGATCTGATGGGCGTTGCCCCGCAGGATTTTATAACTGATACCCTTTTTGTAAATCAGATTCCAAAACAATTGGCTTTCGCCGAAAATGCGCCGGACAGCCTTCATCCGCTATTGCAGTTTTATAAAACAAAGACAGATTACAGCAGTCAGCAGACCAAATTATACAAACGCTTTTACTATCCTACGGTGAGTGCATTCGGCGTGCTGCAGACCCGCGCCTCTGGTTTTAATACCGGTTATGCTATCGATCAGACTGCTTTTACCAAGAACTACTGGGACGGCGTAAATCCGGATCGTTCCAATTATTTAGTCGGAATTGGAATCAGCTGGAACCTGACCACTCCGTTCCGAATGAGCAGACAGGTACAGGCGCAAAAATATGTTACCGAAGCTTTGAAAGAAGAATACAATCAGGCGGACAGAGAATTGAAATCACAGCTGAATTTTGCCAATGATAAAATCAAAATCACTCTGGAAAATTATGCCGAAGCGCCTGTTCAGGTCAGCGCAGCTCAAAGGGCTTACGTACAAAAATCAGCTTTATATAAAAATGGATTAACCGATCTGACCGATTTGACACAAACTATGTTTACGCTAAACCGTGCCGAAATTGACCGTGATATTGTGAATAACAATGTCTGGCAGTCTTTTCTGCTGAAAGTGGCAGCAACGGGCAATTTTGACTTATTTATGAATGAATTTTAA
- a CDS encoding sensor histidine kinase yields the protein MNKKFNDIMENKWWQEIAVVSFSFTIYTLKNDWMLFSSFVSILMGIFFYCILYMHAQFNRFFILPILFKEQRPLAYIGLTLLGVFVFSIVLYEITGLDMFAKCHLYQNSHQRSYIYQLASVLGTLVCILSPIIVFKFYRINKKQTDETLLFNQMQLNALKGQLNPHFLFNTFNTLYGISLEFPERTPDLIMKVSQLMRYQLESNNKQCVSLEDELEFINSYIQLEKERVGYRCDITYDCKIDNENAYKVSPMLLIAFIENAFKHGTCAIEKCFVRIIITVENGLLHLHAVNSIPKKTDVVSTKIGLKNTIERLNLIYGKEYQLDIKDDKNTYIVDLKLQLKKIV from the coding sequence ATGAACAAAAAGTTTAATGATATAATGGAGAATAAATGGTGGCAGGAAATTGCCGTCGTCAGTTTTTCATTTACGATTTATACCCTGAAAAATGACTGGATGTTATTCAGTTCTTTTGTTTCCATTTTGATGGGAATTTTTTTCTACTGCATTTTATATATGCATGCCCAGTTCAACCGTTTTTTTATACTTCCTATATTATTCAAAGAACAAAGACCGCTGGCATATATTGGTTTAACCCTCTTGGGAGTATTTGTGTTTTCGATAGTTTTATATGAAATTACAGGTTTGGATATGTTTGCCAAATGTCATTTGTATCAAAACTCACATCAAAGAAGTTATATTTATCAGCTGGCGAGTGTTTTGGGAACTCTGGTCTGTATTTTGAGTCCGATAATTGTTTTTAAATTCTACAGAATTAATAAAAAACAAACTGATGAAACACTGCTTTTCAATCAGATGCAGCTGAATGCTTTGAAAGGACAATTGAATCCTCATTTTTTATTCAATACTTTCAATACACTTTACGGAATAAGCTTAGAATTTCCAGAAAGAACTCCCGATCTGATTATGAAGGTCTCACAGCTGATGCGTTATCAGCTGGAAAGCAATAACAAACAATGTGTGTCACTTGAAGATGAACTGGAGTTTATCAATAGTTATATTCAACTCGAGAAAGAGCGCGTCGGGTATCGCTGTGATATCACGTATGACTGCAAAATTGACAACGAGAACGCTTATAAAGTTTCACCGATGCTGTTGATTGCTTTTATCGAAAATGCTTTTAAACATGGTACCTGCGCCATTGAAAAATGTTTTGTCCGCATTATAATTACTGTCGAAAACGGACTGCTTCATCTGCATGCAGTCAATTCCATTCCGAAGAAAACGGATGTGGTTTCGACCAAAATTGGTTTAAAAAACACCATCGAACGCTTGAATCTAATTTATGGAAAAGAGTATCAGCTGGATATTAAAGACGATAAAAATACTTATATTGTAGATTTGAAACTGCAGCTAAAAAAGATTGTATAA
- a CDS encoding thioredoxin family protein yields MKKFGSAKNSKLQFEKEYNDSQKTPSMKFTIKHTFFIAFLFFISFAKAQKTAINFFENDYKSALEKAKSSKKPIFIMVYAAWCSHCSKMKSTVLKEPNVIAFYNSNFINVMMDSETPIGKEFMKKYNIKSFPIFLFLDEKETHLYSTGGEFTTEEFIAEAQKVLNPNTQIPTLEKKFNEDISSPENCIMYLSVLRKSIDSDKSDEVTARYLATQSKDQLISPINWKIVAFGVNELNSKGFETIISHQNDFAKAASPKRVEAKILNVVKKTLTQNINYLDSIGYSKNRILAKNINLAKADSLVFKLDLQMYEVTKSWKKYEQTTLESVEKWAWNDYQTINNISKIYIDHITDKEALKKSILWAKRSVEINNSAENTLLLARLYNKINDKKSAIENAQKAKNIIIAMGWDVKDVNQFLKELGTK; encoded by the coding sequence ATGAAAAAATTCGGAAGTGCAAAAAATAGTAAATTGCAGTTTGAAAAAGAATACAATGATTCCCAAAAAACACCATCAATGAAATTTACTATAAAACATACTTTCTTCATTGCCTTTTTATTTTTTATCTCTTTTGCAAAAGCGCAAAAAACGGCAATAAATTTCTTTGAAAACGATTATAAATCGGCACTGGAAAAAGCTAAATCATCTAAGAAACCCATATTCATAATGGTTTATGCTGCTTGGTGTTCTCATTGCAGTAAAATGAAAAGTACGGTTTTAAAAGAACCCAATGTCATTGCTTTTTACAACAGCAATTTCATCAATGTAATGATGGATTCTGAAACTCCTATTGGAAAAGAATTCATGAAAAAATACAACATAAAATCTTTCCCCATTTTCCTGTTTTTGGATGAAAAAGAAACCCACCTGTACAGCACCGGAGGTGAGTTTACCACCGAGGAATTTATTGCTGAAGCCCAAAAAGTTTTAAACCCAAATACGCAGATCCCTACTTTGGAAAAAAAGTTTAATGAAGATATAAGCAGCCCTGAAAACTGCATTATGTACTTAAGTGTTTTAAGAAAAAGTATTGATTCGGATAAAAGTGATGAAGTTACTGCCAGATATTTAGCTACCCAATCCAAAGATCAGCTGATAAGCCCTATCAACTGGAAAATTGTCGCATTTGGCGTGAATGAATTGAATTCGAAAGGTTTTGAAACCATCATCAGTCATCAAAACGATTTTGCCAAAGCAGCTTCGCCAAAAAGAGTTGAAGCCAAAATTCTAAATGTAGTCAAGAAAACATTAACCCAAAACATCAATTATTTAGATTCCATCGGCTATTCTAAAAACAGAATCCTTGCAAAAAACATCAATCTTGCAAAAGCAGATTCTTTGGTTTTCAAACTTGATTTACAAATGTATGAAGTCACAAAAAGCTGGAAAAAGTACGAGCAGACCACTTTAGAATCGGTAGAAAAATGGGCTTGGAATGATTACCAGACGATTAATAATATTTCCAAAATTTACATTGACCATATCACCGATAAAGAGGCCTTAAAAAAGTCAATTTTGTGGGCAAAACGATCAGTTGAGATTAACAATTCAGCCGAAAACACTCTTTTATTGGCGAGACTGTACAACAAAATCAATGATAAAAAAAGTGCAATCGAAAATGCACAAAAAGCCAAAAACATTATTATCGCTATGGGATGGGATGTCAAAGATGTAAATCAATTTCTAAAAGAGTTAGGCACAAAATAA
- a CDS encoding efflux RND transporter periplasmic adaptor subunit produces MKKNKIYLSTTLAVTALLFLNSCNSKKEETAAVTEIEPKTETFLLQKEKLTTELRLPAELTGFQQVDLYAKVSSFVKTLQVDIGTEVKKGQLLIVLEAPEISSQLAAAESRLKSMEAIYATSKSTYSRLYETSKVEGTISKNDLEMASGKKNSDYAQYQAAIAAHKEVSIMKGYLEIRAPFDGVVSARNVNLGTLVGPASSLPLLTIQQQDKLRLAVSIPELYTGYLHQGDEMSFNVKSLPDTFKATIQRMSGALDLKLRSERVEMDVHNTKGSLLPGMVAEVLLPLNAKDSTFVIPKTALVNSAEGIFVIKVVNHKATRVDVKKGREIDDKIEIFGDLNSNDKMVKIASEEIKEGDDIKE; encoded by the coding sequence ATGAAAAAAAATAAAATATACTTATCAACAACGCTGGCAGTTACGGCGTTACTTTTTCTAAACAGCTGTAATTCCAAGAAAGAAGAAACTGCTGCTGTTACAGAAATCGAACCTAAAACAGAAACCTTTCTTTTGCAAAAAGAAAAACTAACCACCGAACTGCGTTTACCAGCCGAATTAACAGGTTTCCAGCAGGTGGATCTGTATGCCAAAGTGAGCAGTTTTGTAAAAACGCTGCAAGTAGATATTGGAACCGAAGTCAAAAAAGGACAGCTGCTGATTGTTCTGGAAGCACCCGAAATCAGTTCACAGCTGGCGGCAGCCGAATCGAGATTAAAATCGATGGAAGCGATTTATGCAACCAGCAAAAGCACCTACAGCCGCCTGTATGAAACGAGCAAAGTAGAAGGAACGATTTCCAAAAACGATCTGGAAATGGCAAGCGGCAAGAAAAACTCGGATTACGCACAATATCAGGCAGCAATTGCAGCGCACAAAGAAGTTTCGATTATGAAAGGCTATCTCGAAATCCGCGCTCCTTTTGACGGTGTTGTGTCGGCAAGAAACGTGAATTTGGGAACCTTAGTTGGCCCTGCTTCGAGTTTGCCGTTATTGACAATCCAGCAGCAGGACAAACTGCGTCTGGCGGTTTCTATTCCGGAGCTGTACACGGGTTACCTGCACCAGGGCGACGAAATGAGTTTTAATGTAAAATCACTGCCGGATACTTTTAAAGCGACGATTCAGAGAATGTCCGGTGCTCTGGATTTGAAACTGCGTTCCGAAAGAGTCGAAATGGATGTGCACAACACCAAAGGCAGTTTACTGCCCGGAATGGTAGCCGAAGTCCTGTTACCGCTTAACGCCAAAGACAGCACCTTTGTCATTCCAAAAACGGCATTGGTGAATTCAGCGGAAGGTATTTTTGTTATTAAGGTTGTCAATCATAAAGCCACCCGAGTGGATGTTAAAAAAGGAAGAGAAATCGATGATAAAATTGAAATATTTGGTGATTTGAATTCGAATGATAAAATGGTAAAAATTGCCAGCGAAGAAATTAAAGAAGGTGATGATATAAAGGAATAA
- a CDS encoding LytR/AlgR family response regulator transcription factor, translating to MKEPKKCIIVDDEPAAHYVLANYIKQNPQLELVFQGYNGIEAMDYLRENKVDLMFLDINMPEISGMELLKIIPNHPKTILTTAYSEFALESYDYGVIDYLLKPIYFPRFLKAVERFFSMEIIKTEPEEMIVNSIVVKVDGYMIDIALDELLYAQSFGNYVKLFTAKRVYLASITTAELEKELPGKNFIRIHKSYIAAIDKIDDAEKDFVLIKKEKLPIGITYKRELTDRLKNKI from the coding sequence ATGAAGGAACCAAAAAAATGCATTATTGTTGACGATGAGCCGGCAGCGCATTATGTTTTGGCAAATTATATCAAGCAGAATCCGCAGCTAGAATTGGTTTTTCAGGGCTATAACGGCATTGAAGCGATGGATTATCTTCGGGAAAATAAGGTGGATCTGATGTTTCTGGACATCAATATGCCCGAAATCTCAGGTATGGAACTGCTGAAAATTATTCCGAATCATCCCAAAACGATTTTAACGACAGCTTACTCCGAATTTGCATTAGAAAGTTATGATTACGGCGTGATTGATTATCTTTTGAAACCGATTTATTTTCCAAGATTTCTGAAAGCTGTTGAGCGTTTTTTTTCCATGGAAATCATCAAAACTGAACCCGAAGAAATGATCGTCAATTCAATTGTTGTAAAGGTTGACGGTTATATGATTGATATAGCACTGGACGAACTTTTATATGCACAGAGTTTTGGTAATTATGTGAAGCTGTTTACGGCAAAAAGAGTGTATTTAGCGTCGATTACTACTGCCGAATTAGAAAAAGAGCTTCCTGGAAAAAACTTTATCAGAATCCATAAATCATATATCGCTGCAATCGATAAAATTGACGATGCCGAGAAGGATTTTGTCCTTATCAAAAAGGAAAAACTGCCTATTGGAATAACCTATAAACGCGAATTAACAGATCGATTGAAAAATAAAATTTAG
- a CDS encoding 2'-5' RNA ligase family protein produces the protein MEKLYSLVIHPPEEILILVKSMKKQLAGEVGWYNSKNSVGHITICEFKANETAIEIIKKQIDKLCGPLIPVEVHLNEFGTFPNGAFFIAPNNDSKKDLKHIMKHFNKSLQILDMKKSDNPHLSIARRLSPENLFKASRLFTEIDLHFVCDSVVLRQFDENIKQFFVTDTFKFGNNPPPELFQGTLF, from the coding sequence ATGGAAAAGCTATATTCTCTCGTCATTCATCCTCCTGAGGAAATCCTTATTTTAGTCAAATCCATGAAAAAACAATTGGCTGGCGAAGTGGGCTGGTATAATAGTAAAAATTCTGTAGGGCACATTACCATCTGCGAATTCAAAGCAAATGAGACAGCGATAGAAATCATCAAAAAACAAATTGACAAACTATGCGGTCCTTTGATTCCTGTCGAGGTACACCTAAATGAATTTGGTACATTTCCCAACGGTGCCTTTTTTATAGCACCCAACAACGATTCGAAAAAAGATTTGAAGCACATCATGAAGCATTTTAACAAATCGCTTCAAATTCTGGATATGAAAAAAAGTGATAATCCGCATCTTTCCATCGCCCGAAGGCTAAGTCCCGAAAATCTTTTCAAAGCCAGCCGATTATTTACCGAAATCGATCTGCATTTTGTTTGTGACAGTGTGGTTTTACGTCAATTTGACGAAAACATAAAACAGTTTTTTGTAACAGATACTTTCAAATTCGGCAATAATCCGCCGCCTGAGCTATTTCAGGGAACGCTTTTCTAA
- a CDS encoding efflux RND transporter permease subunit: protein MNLIRFALRKPISILVLVAGLFFFGIGAIKDIKVDILPKMNLPVIYIAHPFGGYTPDQMEAYFAKNYVNILPFANGIKSVETKNIQGLMIMKLTYYENTNMAQAAAELGALSNRIQAGFPPGTQPPFIIRFDASSLPIGQLVLSSKIRSNNELQDLANVYVRASFTSIPGLLSPAPFGGSPRTVEVNVDPDLLRSHNMTPDQIVEAIRVNNQTAPSGNVRIGDVNYISPTNNTIKEIKDFEQIPLFKGGVQNLKLGDVATVKDGADITNGYALVNGKRSVYISIAKAGDASTWDVVQKLKAELPKIQSTLPEDVKLSYEFDQSVYVINSVKSLITEGIIGAVLTGLMVLLFLGDRRAALIVILTIPISIISGVLFLKLFGQTINLMSLSGLALAIGILVDESTVTIENIHQHLDMGKPKALAIWDACKEIALPKLLILLCILAVFAPAFTMAGIPGALFLPLALAIGFSMVISFLLSQTFVPVMANWLMKDHPKHQHAPNITDDEAEFNQCGLTPESEKQLITQKKEYVERTDTDGNGKISAFERFRMRFMRTLERLFPYKKAAALTYLIAATILAVVFISFIGKDVFPKVNSSQFQLRMRAPDGTRLERTEEKAILVLKELKKMVGSEHIGISSVYVGQHPSLFSINPIYLFMAGSHEAVFQVSLKDYHADMDEFKDEFRARIKKILPDVKMTFEPIELTDKVLSQGSPTPIEIRIAGKDKKRNETYANQIIEKLNKFPYFRDVQIGQPIHYPAMNIDIDRTRAAELGVDMNDISRSLIASTSSSRYTEKNTWIDEKSGLSVNVQVQVPLNQMKSKTDIGEIPVLKNSLRPVLSDVAKITPGYVSGENDNLGAMPYITVTANINKTDLGTATKDVDAVINSLGELPRGLFITPIGMSKVLSETLSSLQAGLLVAIFVIFLMLAANFQSFKVSLVILTTVPAVVLGALLMLTITGSTLNLQSYMGIIMSVGVSIANAVLLVTNAEQLRKINGNALESAREAAALRLRPIIMTSVAMIAGMLPMAIGHGEGGDQVSPLGRAVIGGLLFSTFAVLLILPLIFAWAQEHTTTQSVSLDPEDEESIHYISSLKS, encoded by the coding sequence ATGAATTTAATACGTTTTGCACTCCGCAAACCCATCTCTATATTGGTATTAGTAGCCGGTTTATTTTTCTTCGGAATTGGTGCCATCAAAGACATCAAAGTAGATATTCTCCCGAAAATGAATCTGCCGGTAATCTACATTGCGCATCCGTTTGGAGGTTATACGCCAGATCAGATGGAAGCCTATTTTGCCAAAAATTATGTGAATATTTTACCTTTTGCCAACGGTATCAAATCGGTCGAAACCAAGAACATTCAAGGTTTAATGATTATGAAACTGACCTATTATGAAAATACCAATATGGCACAGGCCGCTGCCGAACTGGGTGCACTTTCAAATAGAATACAGGCTGGATTTCCTCCGGGAACTCAGCCTCCGTTTATCATTCGTTTTGATGCTTCTTCCCTGCCGATTGGTCAATTGGTTTTGAGCAGTAAAATACGTTCCAATAACGAACTGCAGGATTTGGCCAACGTCTATGTCCGTGCTTCGTTTACTTCAATTCCCGGTTTATTATCGCCGGCACCTTTTGGCGGAAGCCCAAGAACTGTCGAAGTTAATGTAGATCCAGACTTGCTCCGATCGCACAATATGACACCCGATCAAATCGTGGAAGCCATTCGTGTGAACAACCAGACAGCTCCTTCAGGAAACGTGAGAATCGGCGATGTCAACTACATTTCGCCAACCAATAATACGATTAAGGAAATCAAGGATTTCGAACAGATTCCGCTGTTTAAAGGCGGGGTTCAGAACCTAAAATTAGGTGATGTTGCCACGGTAAAAGACGGTGCCGATATTACTAACGGTTATGCCTTGGTCAACGGAAAACGCTCCGTTTATATCAGTATTGCCAAAGCCGGAGATGCTTCGACCTGGGATGTGGTTCAGAAATTGAAAGCCGAACTGCCAAAAATTCAGAGCACGCTTCCCGAAGATGTTAAATTATCATATGAATTTGACCAGTCGGTTTATGTAATCAATTCGGTTAAAAGTTTAATTACTGAAGGAATAATTGGAGCGGTTTTGACCGGATTAATGGTACTGCTTTTCCTTGGTGACCGCCGTGCGGCTTTGATTGTAATTCTGACGATTCCAATTTCGATTATTTCGGGCGTTTTGTTCTTGAAATTATTCGGGCAGACGATTAACTTAATGTCGCTGAGCGGACTGGCATTGGCTATCGGAATTCTGGTAGATGAAAGTACCGTAACGATAGAAAATATCCATCAGCATCTCGACATGGGAAAACCCAAGGCACTCGCTATCTGGGATGCCTGTAAAGAAATTGCACTGCCAAAATTATTGATTCTGCTTTGTATACTTGCCGTATTTGCTCCTGCCTTTACAATGGCTGGGATTCCGGGAGCTTTATTTTTGCCCTTGGCATTAGCAATTGGATTTTCGATGGTGATTTCGTTTTTATTGTCACAGACTTTTGTGCCTGTAATGGCGAACTGGCTGATGAAAGATCATCCGAAACACCAACATGCACCCAATATTACCGACGATGAAGCCGAATTCAATCAATGCGGTTTAACACCTGAATCAGAGAAACAACTGATTACTCAAAAAAAAGAGTATGTTGAAAGAACTGATACTGACGGAAACGGAAAAATCAGTGCTTTTGAGCGTTTCAGAATGCGCTTCATGCGCACGCTTGAACGGTTGTTTCCTTACAAAAAAGCAGCTGCTTTAACGTATTTGATTGCAGCAACTATTCTAGCTGTTGTGTTTATTTCGTTCATCGGAAAAGATGTTTTCCCGAAAGTAAACTCAAGCCAGTTTCAGCTGCGGATGCGTGCTCCCGACGGAACCCGATTAGAACGTACCGAAGAAAAAGCCATTTTGGTTTTGAAAGAACTGAAAAAAATGGTCGGCAGTGAACATATTGGAATATCGTCTGTTTATGTGGGCCAGCACCCGTCTTTGTTCTCGATTAACCCAATTTATCTGTTCATGGCAGGTTCTCACGAAGCCGTTTTTCAAGTGAGTCTGAAAGATTATCATGCCGATATGGATGAATTTAAAGACGAGTTCCGAGCCAGAATCAAAAAAATACTGCCTGATGTAAAAATGACTTTCGAACCAATTGAATTGACTGATAAAGTGCTGAGCCAGGGCTCTCCTACTCCAATCGAAATCCGAATTGCTGGAAAAGACAAAAAACGAAATGAAACCTACGCGAATCAAATCATAGAGAAACTGAATAAATTTCCCTATTTCCGTGATGTGCAGATTGGTCAGCCGATTCATTATCCGGCAATGAATATTGATATTGACAGAACCCGTGCCGCTGAACTGGGCGTGGATATGAATGATATTTCGCGTTCGCTGATAGCTTCGACCTCATCATCAAGATATACCGAAAAGAATACGTGGATTGATGAAAAATCAGGATTGTCGGTGAATGTTCAGGTTCAGGTACCGCTGAATCAAATGAAAAGCAAAACCGATATAGGGGAAATTCCGGTATTGAAAAACTCGCTACGTCCTGTTTTGAGTGACGTTGCCAAAATTACACCCGGCTATGTGAGCGGTGAAAATGACAATTTAGGGGCCATGCCATACATTACTGTTACAGCAAACATCAACAAAACCGACTTGGGGACGGCGACAAAAGATGTGGATGCAGTGATAAACTCACTAGGCGAATTACCTCGTGGCTTATTCATCACGCCTATTGGAATGAGTAAAGTATTGAGCGAAACATTAAGCAGTTTACAGGCTGGATTATTAGTTGCCATCTTTGTAATCTTCTTAATGCTGGCCGCTAATTTCCAGTCGTTCAAAGTGTCGCTGGTGATTCTAACCACAGTTCCGGCGGTAGTTTTGGGAGCACTGCTAATGCTTACGATTACCGGCTCAACGCTGAATTTACAATCGTATATGGGAATCATCATGTCGGTTGGGGTTTCGATTGCCAATGCGGTTTTATTGGTTACCAATGCCGAACAGCTGCGAAAAATAAACGGCAATGCACTCGAATCAGCGCGTGAAGCGGCGGCACTGCGTCTTCGTCCGATCATTATGACTTCGGTGGCGATGATTGCGGGTATGTTACCAATGGCAATTGGTCATGGCGAAGGAGGCGATCAGGTGTCACCGCTGGGAAGAGCTGTTATTGGCGGACTGTTATTCTCCACCTTTGCCGTGTTATTGATACTGCCGCTGATTTTTGCCTGGGCGCAGGAACATACCACGACACAATCGGTTTCATTAGATCCCGAAGACGAAGAAAGCATTCATTATATCTCATCATTAAAATCATAA